In Mytilus trossulus isolate FHL-02 chromosome 14, PNRI_Mtr1.1.1.hap1, whole genome shotgun sequence, a genomic segment contains:
- the LOC134696001 gene encoding uncharacterized protein LOC134696001 produces the protein MSNYDMNEMTHEHRYPSFDFRLAEFILGGGGFAMACMTNLMGRRPIYSSIYKHFIGIGVGAFVGHQIVVYKNNRNRREQLMYEDYIARHPDAFREPETKLKYKDVLTPWFPTR, from the exons ATGAGTAACTACGACATGAACGAAATGACCCATGAGCACAGATATCCATCATTTGATTTTCGATTGGCTGAGTTCATTCTAGGAGGGGGTGGCTTTGCTATGGCATGCATGACAAATTTGATGGGAAGGAGGCCAATTTATTCAA gTATATACaagcattttataggtataggaGTTGGAGCTTTTGTTGGCCACCAGATTGTAGTATACAAAAACAACAGGAATAGAAGAGAACAGTTGATGTATGAAGATTATATTGCAAGACATCCTGATGCATTTAGAGAACcag aaacAAAACTCAAGTACAAGGATGTTTTAACACCATGGTTTCCAACACGTTAA